Sequence from the Priestia megaterium genome:
CATTCGTTAGCTTGCTGTCTTTAGGAAATGCGATTGCTGATCCTTTACTTGAATCTGGACGTCCTGTATCAGACATTTGCAAGCTTTTGTCTTTGTTCACATACCCTTTAGCTACTGTATCTTCAATAATCGCTGCATCGATACGATTTGATTTCATTTCTTGAATTAGTTCTGGAATACGGTCACGCGTTGTTACATTTACTCCGTCAACTTCTTTTGCAATTTCTTTTGCTTCGTCTGCCTGAATAGAAGAAGTTTGTACACCGACTGTTTTTCCTTTTAGTTCTTCTGCATTTTTAATTGGCGCATCTTTCTTCGATACAATCATGTTTTTTGCTTCATAGTATACGTCTGAAAAGTCCACGTTCTTTTTACGCTTTTCAGTTGGCGTCATACCAGCTAAAACTAAATCGACTTTATTAGATTGTAAAGCTGGAATTAATCCGCCAAATTCCATATCCTTCACCTGTACGTCATAGCCTAACTTTTTACCGATTGCTTTTGCTAAATCTACGTCAAATCCGATTGCTTCACTATCACCTTTTGCCGTATCAATATATTCAAATGGTGGGTAATCTGCCGATGTTCCCATTACTAGTACTTTTTTATCTTTGTCGTCGCTGCTTGCTCCGCCATTAGACGTTCCTTCTCCTGCTCCGCATGCAGCTAAAACGCCTGCTGTTAAGAGACCAATTGCCGTTACCGATAACCACTTCTTCAATTTCATCTTCGTTCCCCCTAGTTTATTCCTTACATTATTTTTTAAAAATTAATAATATTATGAAATAAGTTTTTTACTATTGCAAGTAAATGTCGAAATTTAAATATATATTCATATAAATGTATTTTAACACAACATTATAAATATGCAATATCTTTTTTAAATATAAGTTTCACTATTTGAAAATACCTTTTCTCAACATTTTCCACTCGTTAGAAAGCCTGCATACAGATAGGTAAAAAAAACGCATAAAAAAAGAAGCCGTTCAAAACGGCTTCTCTCTTACACTTCTTCACAATGATGTTCGAATGCTTCTTGCAGCTTCATCACAACTGACATTGGCTCATGGCCTTCAATTTCGTGACGCTCTACCATTGTGATAATTTTTCCGTCTTTTAATAAGGCGAAAGATGGAGATGAAGGCGGATAACCTTCAAAGTATTCGCGTGCACGTGCAGTTGCTTCTTTATCTTGCCCAGCAAATACTGTAACCAAGTTTGTTGGACGTTTATCATAATGTACAGCGTGCGCTGCAGCAGGTCTTGCAATACCTCCTGCACAACCGCAAACTGAATTCACCATTACAAGCGTTGTACCAGGCTTTTTAAACGTTTCATCTACCGCTTCAGCCGTCGTTAATTCTGTATAACCAGCAGCTGTAATTTCTTTACGGGCTTGACGAACAACGTCGTTCATAAACAAGTTAAAATCGATATTCATTTTCATACCTCCCTTTTGCTATCTATTCTTTATCATAGCAAACGAAACCTAAAAAGGCGATTGCTTTGACTCATTTTTTCTTGGTAATCAAGATTAAACAAGAAAAGAAATGGTGATA
This genomic interval carries:
- a CDS encoding transporter substrate-binding domain-containing protein — encoded protein: MKKWLSVTAIGLLTAGVLAACGAGEGTSNGGASSDDKDKKVLVMGTSADYPPFEYIDTAKGDSEAIGFDVDLAKAIGKKLGYDVQVKDMEFGGLIPALQSNKVDLVLAGMTPTEKRKKNVDFSDVYYEAKNMIVSKKDAPIKNAEELKGKTVGVQTSSIQADEAKEIAKEVDGVNVTTRDRIPELIQEMKSNRIDAAIIEDTVAKGYVNKDKSLQMSDTGRPDSSKGSAIAFPKDSKLTNDFNRELKKMKENGELDKLIVKWFDDQK
- a CDS encoding BrxA/BrxB family bacilliredoxin, with product MNIDFNLFMNDVVRQARKEITAAGYTELTTAEAVDETFKKPGTTLVMVNSVCGCAGGIARPAAAHAVHYDKRPTNLVTVFAGQDKEATARAREYFEGYPPSSPSFALLKDGKIITMVERHEIEGHEPMSVVMKLQEAFEHHCEEV